The window CTGATGCAGGCCAATCTGCACAACGACGAAGCGGCGATCGCCGAAGTGGTTAAACTGCTGGAAAACATCGCCGACGCCTGGCGCCAGATCGGCCCTAACTACCAACCTTCGCAGGACGCCGTGTAATGGAACGTCAACAGCAGCTGTTAGCCGCTTATCAACAAATTTACAGCCTGAGCAGCCAGATGATCGCGCTGGCGCAAACCGGGCGCTGGGAGGAGCTCGTCGAGCTCGAATTCGCTTACGTGACGGCGGTGGAAAAAACCGCCGCCTTTACCGGGCAAGCCGGCCCGTCCATGGCGCTGCAGGAGATGTTGCGCAATAAGCTGCAACAGATCCTCGACAACGAAACCGAACTCAAACGTCTGTTACAGCAGCGTATGGATGAGCTGAAAAT of the Serratia marcescens subsp. marcescens ATCC 13880 genome contains:
- the fliT gene encoding flagella biosynthesis regulatory protein FliT, producing MERQQQLLAAYQQIYSLSSQMIALAQTGRWEELVELEFAYVTAVEKTAAFTGQAGPSMALQEMLRNKLQQILDNETELKRLLQQRMDELKMLIEQSTRQNVVNNAYGQFHDRALLLGEPQVR